Proteins encoded by one window of Musa acuminata AAA Group cultivar baxijiao chromosome BXJ2-9, Cavendish_Baxijiao_AAA, whole genome shotgun sequence:
- the LOC135622151 gene encoding arabinogalactan protein 23-like, whose product MEMRKIACAVLIAAASATTTLAAEAPAPGPASASFAINPAMGAAIGASLLSFFALYLQ is encoded by the coding sequence ATGGAGATGAGAAAGATCGCCTGTGCCGTCCTCATCGCTGCCGCCTCGGCCACCACCACTCTGGCAGCTGAGGCCCCTGCCCCTGGCCCCGCCAGTGCTTCCTTCGCCATCAACCCCGCGATGGGGGCCGCGATCGGGGCCTCCCTCCTCTCCTTCTTTGCCTTGTACCTGCAGTAA